From Etheostoma cragini isolate CJK2018 chromosome 17, CSU_Ecrag_1.0, whole genome shotgun sequence, one genomic window encodes:
- the strn gene encoding striatin isoform X1 yields the protein MDEQAGPGVFFNNNNNSVLPGGGKGPLPDGDAGEAARAQYSIPGILHFLQHEWARFEVERAQWEVERAELQAQIAFLQGERKGQENLKKDLVRRIKMLEYALKQERAKYHKLKYGTELNQGDMKPPSYDSDEANENESSGSLNNQLSWKQGRQLLRQYLQEVGYTDTILDVKSQRVRALLGLAGDGGGRTGERTSTEPLVNGTDTSAKGMGTRGKAELSDTSAVLEAFKFIENAAADFSDEDDEEDSDGRDRTNVESRTILRKKPPSSTTPASMDTSEDPDTEEALKGFDFLSSPDEMDTSPESRGNGDGTDWEKDEQGPVSEAWDVDPGLITKLKEQYRKERKGKKGVKRPNRSKLQDMLANLRDAEDLSHMQPPPSTPQSRPSAVRFNEHEGNRPDEVEAMTFPPSSGKPFIMGTDEAMESELGLGELAGLTVANEADSLAYDIGNNKDAMRKTWNPKFTLRSHFDGIRALAFHPVEPVLVTASEDHTLKMWNLQKTAPAKKSASLDVEPIYTFRAHRGAVLSVVMSSTGEQCFSGGVDGTIQCWNTPNPNIDPYDSYDPLMLRGELCGHTDSVWGLVYSSAHQRLLSCSADGTVRLWDANTTSPALAVFNEDKQLGIPSSVDLVCSEPAQLVTSFTNGEIGLFNMETRQLVLNLESNLEPGTSCQINKVLSHPTLPITITAQEDRHIKFFDNNSGKLIHSMVAHLDAVTSLAVDPNGLYLMSGSHDCSIRLWNLDSKTCIQEFTAHRKKFEESIHDVAFHPTKCYIASAGADALAKVFV from the exons gccCAAATCGCCTTCCTACAGGGGGAGAGGAAAGGCCAGGAGAACTTGAAGAAAGACCTTGTGAGGAGGATCAAAATGCTGGAGTATGCACTGAAGCAAGAGAG agcaAAGTACCACAAGTTAAAATATGGGACAGAGTTAAATCAAGGTGACATGAAGCCTCCAAGCTACGACTCTG ATGAGGCCAACGAGAACGAGTCTTCTGGATCGCTCAACAATCAGCTGTCCTGGAAACAGGGCCGTCAGCTCCTCAGACA GTACCTGCAGGAGGTGGGCTACACAGACACCATCTTAGATGTAAAGTCCCAGCGGGTCCGAGCGCTGCTAGGACTAGCCGGGGATGGAGGCGGGAGGACAGGGGAACGAACCAGTACTGAGCCTTTGGTCAATGGGACAGACACATCAGCAAAGGGCATGGGCACCAGAGG GAAAGCTGAGCTCTCTGACACTAGCGCTGTACTGGAGGCCTTCAAGTTCATTGAGAATGCGGCAGCTGATTTCAgcgatgaagatgatgaagaggataGTGACGGGAGGGACAGGACTAATGTGGAATCCAGGACG ATCCTGAGGAAGAAGCCCCCGTCGTCAACGACGCCGGCCAGTATGGACACTAGTGAGGATCCTGACACTGAAGAGGCGCTAAAGGGCtttgacttcctgtccagccCTGACGAGATGGACACCTCGCCGGAGTCCAGAGGAAACGGGGACGGCACAGACTGGG AGAAGGACGAGCAAGGTCCCGTTTCTGAGGCCTGGGACGTGGACCCGGGCCTGATAACCAAACTCAAGGAGCAGTACAGAAAGGAGCGCAAGGGGAAAAAGGGGGTGAAGA GGCCAAACCGGTCCAAGCTGCAGGACATGCTGGCTAACCTGAGAGATGCAGAGGACTTGTCCCACATGCAGCCTCCACCATCCACCCCCCAATCCCGGCCCAGCGCAGTCCGGTTCAACGAGCACGAAGGGAACCGACCAGACGAAG TTGAGGCGATGACCTTCCCGCCCAGCTCAGGAAAGCCGTTCATTATGGGTACAGACGAGGCCATGGAGAGCGAGCTGGGCCTGGGGGAGCTCGCTGGACTCACCGTGGCAAACGAGGCTGACAGTCTGGCATACGAT ATTGGCAACAATAAAGATGCCATGAGAAAGACATGGAACCCTAAATTCACTCTTCGGAGCCATTTTGATGGGATTCGAGCCCTGGCCTTTCACCCTGTGGAGCCCGTCCTGGTCACTGCTTCAGAGGACCACACACTCAAGATGTGGAACCTGCAAAAGACCGCTCCTGCCAAAAA gagTGCATCTTTAGATGTAGAACCAATCTACACCTTCAGGGCCCACAG GGGGGCTGTACTGAGTGTGGTGATGAGCAGCACAGGGGAGCAGTGTTTCAGTGGAGGGGTTGACGGGACTATACAGTGCTGGAACACCCCCAATCCCAACATTGACCCCTATGACTCCTACG ACCCATTGATGCTGCGTGGAGAGTTGTGTGGACACACTGACTCAGTTTGGGGTTTGGTGTACAGCAGCGCACACCAGCGCCTCCTCTCCTGCTCAGCAGACGGAACTGTGAGACTGTGGGACGCCAACACCACCTCCCCCGCCCTCGCAGTATTCAACGAAGACAAAC AGCTAGGAATTCCCTCCTCAGTAGACCTGGTTTGCAGTGAACCAGCCCAACTGGTCACATCCTTCACAAATGGGGAGATTGGCCTCTTCAACATGGAGACCCGCCAGCTGGTCCTCAATCTTGAGTCCAATTTGGAGCCGG GCACTTCCTGTCAGATCAATAAGGTCCTCAGCCACCCGACTCTTCCCATCACCATCACTGCGCAGGAGGACAGACACATCAAGTTCTTTGACAACAACAGCGGGAAGCTGATTCACTCCATGGTGGCTCACCTGGATGCTGTAACAAGCTTAGCTGTAGACCCTAATGGACTCTATCTCATGTCAGGCA GTCATGACTGCTCAATCCGTCTGTGGAACCTTGACAGTAAAACCTGCATTCAGGAGTTCACGGCTCACAGAAAGAAGTTTGAGGAGTCGATCCACGATGTGGCGTTTCATCCGACTAAGTGCTACATCGCCAGCGCCGGGGCCGACGCTCTCGCCAAAGTGTTCGTATGA
- the strn gene encoding striatin isoform X2 has protein sequence MDEQAGPGVFFNNNNNSVLPGGGKGPLPDGDAGEAARAQYSIPGILHFLQHEWARFEVERAQWEVERAELQAQIAFLQGERKGQENLKKDLVRRIKMLEYALKQERAKYHKLKYGTELNQGDMKPPSYDSDEANENESSGSLNNQLSWKQGRQLLRQYLQEVGYTDTILDVKSQRVRALLGLAGDGGGRTGERTSTEPLVNGTDTSAKGMGTRGKAELSDTSAVLEAFKFIENAAADFSDEDDEEDSDGRDRTNVESRTILRKKPPSSTTPASMDTSEDPDTEEALKGFDFLSSPDEMDTSPESRGNGDGTDWGPNRSKLQDMLANLRDAEDLSHMQPPPSTPQSRPSAVRFNEHEGNRPDEVEAMTFPPSSGKPFIMGTDEAMESELGLGELAGLTVANEADSLAYDIGNNKDAMRKTWNPKFTLRSHFDGIRALAFHPVEPVLVTASEDHTLKMWNLQKTAPAKKSASLDVEPIYTFRAHRGAVLSVVMSSTGEQCFSGGVDGTIQCWNTPNPNIDPYDSYDPLMLRGELCGHTDSVWGLVYSSAHQRLLSCSADGTVRLWDANTTSPALAVFNEDKQLGIPSSVDLVCSEPAQLVTSFTNGEIGLFNMETRQLVLNLESNLEPGTSCQINKVLSHPTLPITITAQEDRHIKFFDNNSGKLIHSMVAHLDAVTSLAVDPNGLYLMSGSHDCSIRLWNLDSKTCIQEFTAHRKKFEESIHDVAFHPTKCYIASAGADALAKVFV, from the exons gccCAAATCGCCTTCCTACAGGGGGAGAGGAAAGGCCAGGAGAACTTGAAGAAAGACCTTGTGAGGAGGATCAAAATGCTGGAGTATGCACTGAAGCAAGAGAG agcaAAGTACCACAAGTTAAAATATGGGACAGAGTTAAATCAAGGTGACATGAAGCCTCCAAGCTACGACTCTG ATGAGGCCAACGAGAACGAGTCTTCTGGATCGCTCAACAATCAGCTGTCCTGGAAACAGGGCCGTCAGCTCCTCAGACA GTACCTGCAGGAGGTGGGCTACACAGACACCATCTTAGATGTAAAGTCCCAGCGGGTCCGAGCGCTGCTAGGACTAGCCGGGGATGGAGGCGGGAGGACAGGGGAACGAACCAGTACTGAGCCTTTGGTCAATGGGACAGACACATCAGCAAAGGGCATGGGCACCAGAGG GAAAGCTGAGCTCTCTGACACTAGCGCTGTACTGGAGGCCTTCAAGTTCATTGAGAATGCGGCAGCTGATTTCAgcgatgaagatgatgaagaggataGTGACGGGAGGGACAGGACTAATGTGGAATCCAGGACG ATCCTGAGGAAGAAGCCCCCGTCGTCAACGACGCCGGCCAGTATGGACACTAGTGAGGATCCTGACACTGAAGAGGCGCTAAAGGGCtttgacttcctgtccagccCTGACGAGATGGACACCTCGCCGGAGTCCAGAGGAAACGGGGACGGCACAGACTGGG GGCCAAACCGGTCCAAGCTGCAGGACATGCTGGCTAACCTGAGAGATGCAGAGGACTTGTCCCACATGCAGCCTCCACCATCCACCCCCCAATCCCGGCCCAGCGCAGTCCGGTTCAACGAGCACGAAGGGAACCGACCAGACGAAG TTGAGGCGATGACCTTCCCGCCCAGCTCAGGAAAGCCGTTCATTATGGGTACAGACGAGGCCATGGAGAGCGAGCTGGGCCTGGGGGAGCTCGCTGGACTCACCGTGGCAAACGAGGCTGACAGTCTGGCATACGAT ATTGGCAACAATAAAGATGCCATGAGAAAGACATGGAACCCTAAATTCACTCTTCGGAGCCATTTTGATGGGATTCGAGCCCTGGCCTTTCACCCTGTGGAGCCCGTCCTGGTCACTGCTTCAGAGGACCACACACTCAAGATGTGGAACCTGCAAAAGACCGCTCCTGCCAAAAA gagTGCATCTTTAGATGTAGAACCAATCTACACCTTCAGGGCCCACAG GGGGGCTGTACTGAGTGTGGTGATGAGCAGCACAGGGGAGCAGTGTTTCAGTGGAGGGGTTGACGGGACTATACAGTGCTGGAACACCCCCAATCCCAACATTGACCCCTATGACTCCTACG ACCCATTGATGCTGCGTGGAGAGTTGTGTGGACACACTGACTCAGTTTGGGGTTTGGTGTACAGCAGCGCACACCAGCGCCTCCTCTCCTGCTCAGCAGACGGAACTGTGAGACTGTGGGACGCCAACACCACCTCCCCCGCCCTCGCAGTATTCAACGAAGACAAAC AGCTAGGAATTCCCTCCTCAGTAGACCTGGTTTGCAGTGAACCAGCCCAACTGGTCACATCCTTCACAAATGGGGAGATTGGCCTCTTCAACATGGAGACCCGCCAGCTGGTCCTCAATCTTGAGTCCAATTTGGAGCCGG GCACTTCCTGTCAGATCAATAAGGTCCTCAGCCACCCGACTCTTCCCATCACCATCACTGCGCAGGAGGACAGACACATCAAGTTCTTTGACAACAACAGCGGGAAGCTGATTCACTCCATGGTGGCTCACCTGGATGCTGTAACAAGCTTAGCTGTAGACCCTAATGGACTCTATCTCATGTCAGGCA GTCATGACTGCTCAATCCGTCTGTGGAACCTTGACAGTAAAACCTGCATTCAGGAGTTCACGGCTCACAGAAAGAAGTTTGAGGAGTCGATCCACGATGTGGCGTTTCATCCGACTAAGTGCTACATCGCCAGCGCCGGGGCCGACGCTCTCGCCAAAGTGTTCGTATGA